One region of Termitidicoccus mucosus genomic DNA includes:
- a CDS encoding glycoside hydrolase family 5 protein produces the protein MKEEMPRPGESTPYTLLPILALPLIFILAAARLAANPASEHLWLKARGRLIVTSSESDGGERPFIAAGMAYCRDVIIPAQDEAVMAFCKEHNLNTVRLTFYTLYFDNDKSRPIEMQEHIRNHIEPAVAAARNHGMYVILACDEHMSDPSVDGVAVRAWDEAAIQKWVAGWTAVAEYYKGEPRVLGYEFLGEPIGVTFEQMRSNYARCRREIRKVDDRHLLILGANHRSRPGTMQKSWELMPSIMDAPYNNVAFAFHAYPGEESPVVIQNHVVQFRDAHGVPVLCTQFGADYQNKSEAECRKFLAGMHASFAKEDVGWMIWALRTLVDHPRNSYNAVDQTGLGPPPTYDSCPYSDLWAPAARMTASAIPQPKR, from the coding sequence ATGAAAGAAGAAATGCCGCGCCCCGGTGAAAGCACTCCATATACATTGCTTCCCATCCTCGCATTGCCGCTCATTTTCATTCTGGCGGCAGCCAGGCTGGCGGCAAACCCGGCAAGCGAGCATCTCTGGCTCAAGGCCAGGGGAAGGCTGATTGTCACCTCGTCGGAAAGTGACGGAGGAGAGCGCCCGTTTATTGCGGCCGGCATGGCCTATTGCCGCGACGTTATCATTCCGGCGCAGGACGAGGCGGTCATGGCCTTCTGCAAGGAGCACAACCTGAACACCGTCCGTCTGACATTTTACACCCTGTATTTTGACAATGACAAAAGTCGCCCGATTGAAATGCAAGAGCACATTAGAAATCACATTGAGCCAGCCGTCGCCGCCGCGCGAAACCACGGCATGTATGTGATTCTGGCGTGTGATGAGCACATGAGCGATCCATCCGTTGACGGCGTCGCCGTCCGGGCCTGGGATGAAGCCGCGATACAAAAATGGGTGGCAGGATGGACGGCCGTGGCCGAATACTATAAAGGAGAGCCGCGTGTATTGGGCTACGAATTCCTGGGCGAACCCATTGGGGTCACTTTTGAGCAGATGAGAAGCAACTATGCGCGGTGCCGGCGCGAAATTCGAAAAGTGGATGACCGCCACCTCCTTATTCTCGGGGCCAATCATCGTTCCCGACCCGGCACCATGCAAAAATCGTGGGAACTCATGCCTTCGATCATGGACGCCCCTTATAACAATGTGGCATTCGCCTTCCATGCGTATCCCGGGGAAGAATCCCCGGTTGTCATTCAAAACCATGTCGTCCAATTTCGGGACGCGCATGGAGTCCCGGTGCTATGCACGCAATTTGGCGCGGATTACCAAAACAAGAGTGAAGCGGAATGCCGCAAGTTCCTTGCGGGCATGCACGCAAGCTTTGCCAAGGAGGACGTGGGCTGGATGATCTGGGCACTAAGGACCCTGGTGGACCACCCGCGCAATTCGTACAACGCAGTGGATCAAACCGGACTTGGTCCTCCTCCGACATATGATTCCTGCCCCTACAGCGATCTGTGGGCTCCCGCAGCCCGCATGACAGCAAGCGCGATACCCCAGCCGAAAAGATAA
- a CDS encoding cellulase family glycosylhydrolase produces the protein MPHHIPLSFILPLALALLAGLPATAADDEHLWLKVKGTQIVTSAESDGGERLFIPAGIGYGRDVMIYPRHYPPGDERILQFCKERGLNTVRLAFYTLYFNSVENRPIDIQEHVQNHIDPVIAAARKQGMYVILDCHEFMSGTIDEDDAREDQHVPKWGEEKIQQWINAWKIVASRYKDEPHVLGYELLNEPHVTPTADLRDNYRRCIQAIREVDKRHIIILGNETWTHARSMERTWGDIATTIDAPHNNVVFAFHDYPDDNHPWLVEEYVTTFRDKHGVPVLCTEFGALNWKKSETVCRNFLAGMHMLFAKEGIGWMIWCLRTLEDHPRDSYNTVDETGLGPPIVFDSCPYSDLWPAVARVTASPMPLPKRPPFVVPDALPGQEIIMEANTDGYPSDLSYSWEVSSDGVSWSKISGDTELYKDTNTARLRIRGATALMSGYYYRYIAANPAMTVSGTATLTVKAPVLSAPAALVVDAITGELYVTDANQHTIYKITADASGISLFAGAIGQSGTLNASGTAARFNQIAGIDIDTQSGGLVVADTGNSTLRILNSAAAVNSLAGSPGLAGFTDGSGTNAFFRNPAAVVADNMGNIYVADTDNHVIRMVTPEGIVTTIAGTPQVSGTLDGSGTHAQFKNPAGIAFAGNTLYIADTGNHTIRFITPADDAHQVFTLAGQPGSHGSADGDMATAARFHSPRGLLVDGDTVYVADTGNSLIRKIEISAGKVATIAGYPGDDGDGDSGVMPGVPGFKDGQGNDAWLRHPEDIAIASDGTLYVADTGNAAIRKIAADNNATVSTLTPDMIELNPPTPPPPVDPPPSSGGSSGSGGGGGGVPSHWFFAIIIALVIIRARKPGKIFLP, from the coding sequence ATGCCTCATCACATCCCCCTCTCATTTATACTGCCACTGGCCCTTGCCCTGCTGGCGGGCTTGCCAGCGACCGCCGCCGACGACGAACACCTTTGGCTAAAGGTCAAAGGCACGCAAATCGTCACCTCGGCAGAAAGCGACGGGGGCGAGCGTCTGTTCATTCCCGCCGGCATCGGTTACGGCCGTGATGTCATGATTTACCCCAGGCACTATCCCCCTGGCGACGAGCGCATCCTGCAATTCTGCAAGGAGCGGGGATTGAACACTGTTCGCCTCGCGTTTTATACGCTGTATTTTAACAGCGTGGAAAACCGCCCGATTGACATCCAGGAGCACGTGCAAAATCATATCGATCCCGTCATTGCCGCGGCCAGAAAACAGGGCATGTATGTGATACTCGACTGCCATGAGTTCATGAGCGGGACGATTGACGAGGATGACGCCCGGGAGGATCAGCATGTCCCCAAGTGGGGGGAGGAAAAAATCCAGCAATGGATAAACGCATGGAAGATCGTCGCGTCGCGTTACAAGGACGAGCCCCACGTGCTGGGATACGAACTGCTCAACGAGCCTCATGTCACCCCGACAGCCGATTTGCGCGACAATTACAGGCGTTGCATACAGGCCATCCGGGAGGTGGACAAACGCCACATTATCATCTTGGGAAACGAAACTTGGACCCATGCCAGGTCCATGGAACGCACTTGGGGAGACATCGCAACCACCATTGACGCACCCCATAATAATGTCGTGTTCGCCTTTCACGATTATCCTGATGACAACCACCCGTGGCTGGTGGAGGAGTATGTCACCACCTTTCGCGACAAGCATGGCGTGCCGGTGCTCTGCACGGAATTTGGCGCCCTTAATTGGAAAAAAAGCGAGACGGTGTGCCGGAACTTCCTTGCGGGTATGCATATGCTTTTTGCAAAGGAAGGCATAGGCTGGATGATCTGGTGCCTGAGAACCTTGGAGGACCACCCGCGCGATTCCTATAATACGGTGGATGAAACCGGGCTGGGCCCTCCCATCGTTTTTGATTCCTGCCCCTACAGCGACCTGTGGCCCGCCGTGGCGCGGGTCACGGCGAGCCCGATGCCTCTGCCAAAGCGTCCCCCCTTTGTCGTCCCCGACGCGCTCCCGGGACAGGAAATCATCATGGAGGCAAATACGGATGGGTATCCCTCCGATCTATCCTACTCGTGGGAGGTGTCCTCCGATGGTGTCAGCTGGTCGAAAATATCCGGCGACACGGAATTATATAAAGACACCAACACCGCCAGGCTCCGCATTCGCGGCGCGACCGCGCTCATGAGCGGTTATTACTATCGTTACATCGCCGCCAATCCCGCGATGACGGTGAGCGGCACGGCCACCCTCACGGTCAAGGCCCCGGTTCTCTCCGCCCCCGCCGCACTTGTGGTGGACGCAATCACTGGCGAACTCTACGTGACTGACGCGAATCAGCACACGATTTATAAAATCACCGCCGATGCCTCCGGCATAAGCCTCTTCGCCGGTGCCATCGGGCAATCCGGCACCCTCAATGCCAGCGGGACAGCGGCGCGCTTTAATCAAATCGCGGGCATTGACATTGATACGCAGAGCGGAGGACTGGTGGTCGCCGACACGGGAAACTCCACCCTGCGCATCCTCAATTCCGCGGCCGCGGTCAACAGCCTCGCCGGCTCTCCGGGCCTTGCCGGATTTACCGATGGCTCCGGCACGAACGCCTTTTTCCGCAACCCCGCCGCTGTCGTTGCCGACAATATGGGCAACATCTATGTCGCCGACACGGACAATCATGTTATTCGCATGGTCACCCCCGAAGGCATCGTCACCACCATCGCAGGCACACCTCAAGTTTCCGGCACACTCGATGGCAGCGGGACCCATGCCCAATTCAAGAACCCCGCCGGCATCGCTTTCGCCGGCAACACTCTCTATATTGCAGACACGGGAAATCACACCATCCGCTTTATCACTCCCGCAGACGATGCACATCAAGTTTTCACATTGGCGGGACAGCCTGGGAGCCACGGTTCCGCGGATGGCGACATGGCGACGGCCGCCCGCTTTCATTCGCCCCGCGGACTTCTCGTCGACGGCGACACGGTCTATGTGGCCGACACGGGCAATTCGCTCATTCGGAAAATAGAAATTTCCGCAGGCAAAGTCGCCACCATCGCCGGTTACCCGGGAGATGACGGTGATGGCGACTCCGGCGTGATGCCCGGCGTTCCCGGGTTCAAAGACGGCCAGGGCAACGACGCCTGGCTGCGCCATCCCGAGGACATCGCCATCGCATCCGACGGCACCCTCTATGTAGCGGATACCGGCAACGCGGCCATACGCAAAATCGCCGCCGATAATAATGCCACGGTAAGCACACTCACCCCCGACATGATTGAACTCAATCCCCCAACTCCGCCGCCCCCTGTCGACCCGCCGCCCTCTTCCGGCGGCAGCAGCGGTTCAGGAGGAGGGGGAGGGGGCGTTCCGTCCCACTGGTTTTTCGCCATCATCATCGCCCTTGTTATCATTCGCGCCAGAAAACCCGGTAAAATTTTTCTCCCATGA
- a CDS encoding glycoside hydrolase family 2 protein — protein sequence MSSRATFPVSWQLARLPSPAATPAPADWIPATVPGAVQLDWARVQSLPDLHFGQNVRAYNGLEDFWWLYRAAIPAVKRAADERVFLAGDGLDYHAEFRAGDRVLLEHTGVCTPFELDVTGLAPGTPLEILIHPAPKREGAPPDRSQAAHVTKPVVSYGWDWHPRLIPLGLCHDTRFEKRPAAHIRHIDFRYVLADDFSSARITVAVETSMPSGITWRLREPGGRVVLESSESVATLREPQLWWTHDHGEPALYTLEVSLDAPGADAATRRVGFRRVRLVMHEGAWSHPAGFPKSRSLPPVTVELNGRRIFARGTNFVCPDIFHGRVDAATYEPLLALARDAHFNLLRCWGGTATPKESFFEQCDELGLLVWQEFPLACNAYPDDDAYLDGLDRESRAIIRRVRQHPCLALWCGGNELFNSWSRMDDQSLALRLLNRNCLDLDPLTPFIPTAPLEGMGHGDYRFLDPDGRDIFQIFRSAACTAYSEFGCPGLAPVEYLKTFIPAEELWPPRPCTSWETHHAFGAWSSDNALWINTRASEHYFGESTSLEQHVARGEWLQSEGVKSVFEEARRQSPRCSMALNWCFNEPWPTAANNSIVNYPARPKPAYYAARAACRPTLASARIPKFQWERGECFSAEIWVLNDSPVAQPGGELIVALECDGLVIELLRWRIPDLPPQQTVVGPSVRIKLQNTQDGEFTLMLRVTGHEDWDSSYRLSLRPAMDEIASVGARALNH from the coding sequence ATGTCCTCCCGTGCAACCTTTCCCGTCTCCTGGCAACTGGCGCGCCTGCCCTCGCCCGCCGCGACACCTGCGCCTGCCGACTGGATTCCCGCCACCGTTCCCGGCGCCGTGCAGCTCGACTGGGCGCGTGTGCAGTCGCTGCCCGATTTGCACTTCGGGCAAAACGTCCGCGCCTACAACGGCCTTGAGGATTTCTGGTGGCTGTATCGCGCGGCAATTCCCGCCGTCAAACGTGCGGCGGACGAGCGTGTCTTTCTCGCCGGCGACGGGCTCGACTATCATGCCGAATTCCGCGCCGGCGACCGCGTGCTACTTGAGCACACCGGCGTGTGCACGCCGTTCGAGCTCGACGTGACGGGCCTTGCGCCGGGCACGCCGCTCGAAATCCTCATCCACCCCGCGCCGAAACGCGAGGGCGCGCCACCCGACCGCTCGCAAGCCGCGCACGTCACCAAGCCCGTCGTCAGCTATGGCTGGGACTGGCACCCGCGCCTGATTCCGCTCGGGCTCTGCCACGACACGCGTTTTGAAAAACGCCCGGCGGCGCACATCAGGCACATTGATTTTCGCTACGTGTTGGCGGATGATTTCTCGTCGGCACGCATCACCGTCGCGGTTGAAACCAGTATGCCGTCCGGTATCACCTGGCGCTTGCGCGAGCCGGGCGGACGCGTCGTGCTGGAATCCAGCGAATCCGTCGCGACGCTCCGCGAGCCACAGCTTTGGTGGACGCATGACCACGGCGAGCCGGCGCTCTACACGCTGGAAGTCTCGCTCGACGCGCCCGGTGCCGACGCGGCCACGCGGCGTGTCGGATTCCGCCGGGTGCGGCTCGTCATGCACGAGGGCGCTTGGAGCCACCCCGCCGGTTTTCCCAAGTCGCGCAGCCTCCCGCCGGTGACGGTCGAGCTCAACGGACGCCGCATCTTCGCGCGCGGCACGAACTTCGTCTGTCCCGACATCTTTCACGGCCGCGTGGACGCCGCGACCTACGAGCCGCTGCTCGCACTGGCCCGCGACGCGCACTTCAACCTGCTCCGCTGCTGGGGCGGCACGGCCACGCCGAAGGAGTCTTTTTTCGAACAATGCGATGAGCTTGGCCTGCTCGTGTGGCAGGAGTTTCCGCTCGCCTGCAACGCCTATCCCGATGACGACGCCTATCTCGACGGCCTCGATCGCGAGTCGCGCGCCATCATCCGCCGCGTGCGGCAGCATCCATGTCTGGCGTTGTGGTGCGGTGGCAACGAGCTCTTCAACTCCTGGTCACGCATGGACGACCAGTCGCTCGCGCTCCGCCTGCTCAACCGCAACTGCCTCGACCTCGATCCGCTCACGCCGTTCATCCCCACCGCGCCGCTTGAGGGCATGGGCCACGGCGACTACCGCTTCCTCGACCCTGATGGACGCGACATATTCCAGATATTCCGGTCCGCCGCCTGCACCGCCTACAGCGAGTTCGGTTGTCCCGGGCTCGCTCCAGTCGAATACCTGAAAACATTCATCCCCGCCGAGGAACTCTGGCCCCCGCGCCCGTGCACGAGTTGGGAAACCCATCACGCCTTCGGCGCGTGGAGCAGCGACAACGCCCTCTGGATAAACACACGCGCCAGCGAGCATTATTTCGGCGAATCCACATCGCTGGAGCAGCACGTCGCGCGCGGCGAATGGCTGCAAAGCGAGGGTGTGAAATCCGTCTTCGAGGAGGCCCGGCGCCAAAGCCCGCGCTGCTCGATGGCGCTCAACTGGTGCTTCAACGAACCCTGGCCAACCGCCGCCAACAACAGCATCGTCAATTATCCGGCCCGGCCCAAGCCCGCCTATTATGCGGCGCGGGCGGCGTGCCGTCCGACTCTCGCCAGCGCACGCATCCCCAAATTCCAATGGGAGCGCGGCGAATGCTTCAGCGCCGAAATCTGGGTGCTCAACGACAGCCCCGTCGCGCAACCCGGCGGAGAGCTCATCGTCGCGCTGGAGTGCGACGGCCTGGTCATCGAGTTGCTGCGCTGGCGCATCCCGGATTTGCCGCCGCAGCAGACCGTCGTCGGCCCAAGTGTTCGTATCAAATTACAGAATACACAGGACGGTGAGTTTACGCTCATGCTGCGCGTCACCGGCCATGAGGACTGGGATTCCAGCTATCGGCTGAGCCTGCGGCCTGCCATGGACGAGATCGCCAGCGTAGGCGCACGCGCGCTGAATCACTAA